A genomic segment from Syntrophotalea acetylenivorans encodes:
- a CDS encoding ATP-dependent zinc protease has protein sequence MDKVLIGWREWVSLPELNIPRIKAKIDTGARTSALHAFFVEPFEEDGIEMVRFGVHPLQKRLDIEVICEYPVKDYRQVSDSGGHKEMRYVIETTVQLGEKSWPIEMTLTNRDSMKFRMLIGRTAMHNLAVLPDQSYLFGRPTTQTAK, from the coding sequence ATGGATAAAGTTCTTATAGGCTGGCGGGAATGGGTATCATTGCCGGAGCTGAATATTCCCAGAATTAAGGCCAAAATTGATACCGGGGCCAGAACCTCGGCATTGCATGCTTTCTTCGTTGAACCTTTTGAAGAAGACGGCATTGAGATGGTGCGTTTCGGCGTACACCCTCTGCAGAAACGCCTCGACATTGAGGTGATCTGTGAGTACCCGGTAAAGGACTATCGTCAGGTCAGTGATTCCGGTGGGCACAAGGAAATGCGCTACGTAATTGAGACGACGGTTCAACTGGGGGAAAAATCCTGGCCCATTGAAATGACCCTGACCAACCGCGACAGCATGAAGTTTCGGATGCTGATCGGCCGGACGGCAATGCACAACCTTGCGGTACTTCCAGACCAATCGTATCTATTCGGACGGCCCACCACTCAAACTGCCAAATGA
- the rimK gene encoding 30S ribosomal protein S6--L-glutamate ligase: protein MRIAILSRNPKLYSTRRLVEAGTALGHEIKVVDPLLCYMTIASQRPTIHYKGEELIGVDAIIPRIGASITFYGTAVVRQFEMMGIYSVNESVAISRSRDKLRSLQLLARKGIGLPVTGFAHSTKYTNDLMDLAGGAPLVIKLLEGTQGIGVVLAETSKAAESVIEAFRGLKENILVQEFIQEADGADIRCLVIGDKVVAAMKRQGKEGEFRSNLHRGGQASIARLTPEERSTATRAARIMGLNIAGVDLLRSNHGPVVMEVNSSPGLEGIETATGKDVAAMIIQFIEKQARPGRTKTRGKG from the coding sequence ATGAGAATTGCCATTCTCTCCAGAAACCCCAAACTCTATTCCACGCGCCGGTTGGTTGAAGCCGGCACGGCGCTGGGTCACGAAATCAAAGTCGTAGACCCGCTTCTTTGTTACATGACCATCGCCAGCCAGCGCCCAACAATCCACTACAAAGGGGAAGAGCTGATTGGGGTCGATGCTATTATTCCGCGGATTGGCGCGTCCATCACTTTTTACGGCACGGCTGTGGTACGTCAGTTCGAAATGATGGGGATTTATAGTGTCAATGAGTCGGTTGCCATCAGTCGCTCCCGTGACAAGCTGCGCAGTCTGCAGTTGCTGGCCCGTAAAGGCATTGGTCTGCCTGTGACGGGTTTTGCTCACTCAACAAAATACACCAACGATTTAATGGACCTTGCCGGCGGAGCGCCACTGGTCATTAAATTGCTGGAAGGCACCCAGGGAATCGGCGTCGTTCTGGCAGAGACTAGCAAGGCTGCTGAAAGTGTTATTGAAGCTTTTCGTGGTTTAAAGGAAAACATCCTGGTTCAGGAATTTATCCAAGAGGCTGATGGAGCCGATATCCGTTGTCTTGTCATCGGCGACAAGGTCGTGGCCGCCATGAAACGCCAAGGGAAAGAGGGTGAATTCCGCTCCAACCTGCACCGGGGTGGCCAGGCAAGTATTGCCCGACTAACCCCCGAGGAACGTTCAACGGCAACCCGTGCCGCCCGCATCATGGGTTTGAATATCGCGGGAGTCGATCTGTTGCGTTCTAACCATGGCCCGGTTGTCATGGAAGTCAACTCCTCCCCGGGCCTGGAAGGAATCGAAACCGCTACGGGGAAGGATGTTGCCGCCATGATCATCCAATTTATTGAAAAACAAGCCAGGCCCGGTCGGACCAAAACCCGAGGAAAAGGATGA